A section of the Bacteroidales bacterium genome encodes:
- a CDS encoding class I SAM-dependent methyltransferase, whose protein sequence is MNKTPENSQHYKGILIEWYDRLLLEEKEDIKLYSELICKSDQPVLELACGTGRLMLEFLKSGIDIDGVDCSNEMLNKCKEKGKEFGLKPNIYLQKMEELSLKRKYKTIFISGGSFQLIDSSEKAIKTLQKIYKHLENNGKFVLDINIPWDEIKANKEGLWEETRSSENKEENTRFVVLQTSIFDFKNQLKIITYKYELYKDNKIVSSELDTINLKWYSVNEFILMLEKAGFKNIKTYDKKIFSAHTHTTVFEAYKL, encoded by the coding sequence ATGAACAAAACACCTGAAAACTCTCAACATTATAAAGGTATATTAATAGAATGGTACGACAGGCTTCTTTTAGAAGAAAAGGAAGATATAAAATTATATTCTGAATTAATCTGTAAGTCAGACCAACCTGTATTAGAATTAGCTTGCGGCACAGGGAGATTAATGCTTGAGTTTTTGAAATCGGGAATTGATATTGATGGAGTTGATTGTTCTAATGAAATGCTTAACAAGTGTAAAGAAAAAGGTAAAGAATTTGGACTAAAACCAAATATCTATCTTCAGAAAATGGAAGAGCTTTCTTTAAAAAGAAAATATAAAACTATTTTTATTTCAGGCGGTTCATTTCAGTTGATTGACAGTTCGGAAAAAGCAATAAAAACCTTACAAAAAATATATAAACATCTTGAAAATAACGGGAAATTTGTTTTAGATATTAATATTCCGTGGGATGAAATAAAAGCTAATAAAGAAGGTTTATGGGAAGAAACAAGAAGTTCTGAGAACAAAGAAGAGAATACAAGATTTGTTGTTTTGCAGACAAGTATTTTTGATTTTAAAAATCAGTTAAAAATAATAACATATAAGTATGAGTTGTATAAAGATAATAAAATTGTTAGTTCAGAACTTGATACAATTAATTTAAAATGGTATTCTGTTAATGAATTTATTCTAATGCTCGAAAAAGCAGGTTTCAAAAATATAAAAACCTATGATAAAAAAATATTTTCAGCACATACTCATACCACGGTTTTTGAAGCATATAAACTATAA